In Spinacia oleracea cultivar Varoflay chromosome 5, BTI_SOV_V1, whole genome shotgun sequence, a single window of DNA contains:
- the LOC110788584 gene encoding uncharacterized protein — MVMYVVGDSPTIAYVKRFMEGVCNSVTQLHVFFHDDGYFIIKFKNIEDMNQIISGGPYSLYGKPIIIKPWTVDFNFYEEVLKVIPLWVKFPNLPLNCWRSEALSRISSLLGVPLFEDECTTRQDRVSFARVLIEMDITTPLPDHVWIEDSSGRIFKQDVRYDWKPANCEVYMLYCRT; from the coding sequence ATGGTGATGTATGTAGTGGGTGACTCTCCCACTATTGcttatgtgaagagattcatgGAGGGTGTGTGCAATTCAGTTACTCAACTACATGTATTTTTCCATGATGATGGTTACTTCATCATCAAGTTTAAGAATATAGAGGATATGAATCAGATTATTTCAGGTGGACCTTACTCGTTATATGGGAAACCTATAATCATTAAGCCTTGGACAGTTGATTTCAATTTCTATGAGGAGGTTCTTAAGGTAATTCCCTTGTGGGTGAAGTTTCCCAACTTACCTCTTAATTGCTGGCGGAGTGAAGCTTTGAGTAGAATTAGCAGTTTGTTGGGAGTACCCTTGTTTGAGGATGAGTGCACAACTAGGCAAGATAGAGTCTCATTTGCCAGAGTTTTGATTGAGATGGACATCACCACCCCCTTGCCTGACCATGTTTGGATTGAGGATTCTTCTGGAAGGATTTTCAAACAAGATGTGAGATATGATTGGAAGCCAGCAAACTGTGAAGTATATATGTTGTACTGCAGGACATGA
- the LOC110788577 gene encoding nicotinate N-methyltransferase 1: MSPEKPTTTAPQAEIDETSESRNQARLAIMELANMISIPMALNAVVRLKVPTAIWSSGANTPLTAAEIIPLILPNNPHADADNLGRLLRLLTTYGVFSEHPPISGENMRRFSLTEVGRTLVEGDGDGLSYGEYVLQHHQDALVRGWTLVDHAVKGPTSKTPFEVANGEPAYDYYGRSEEMNVLMQRAMAGVSVPFMKAVVGGGYDGFDGVKRLVDVGGSAGDCVKMIMSKYECIKEGINFDLPEVVAQAPLITGVTHVGGDMFKSIPCGDAIFMKWVLTTWSDNEVKQIMKKCNEALPAGGKLIACEPVLPERSDDSHRTRALLSGDIFVMTIYGAKGRHRMEEEYRQLGISVGFPHFRAVHIDYFFTILEFQK, encoded by the exons ATGTCCCCGGAAAAACCCACCACCACAGCACCACAGGCAGAGATTGATGAAACATCCGAGTCCAGAAACCAAGCTCGGCTAGCCATCATGGAGTTAGCCAACATGATAAGCATTCCCATGGCGCTAAACGCCGTTGTACGCCTCAAAGTTCCCACCGCAATATGGTCTTCCGGCGCCAACACCCCTCTTACCGCCGCCGAGATCATCCCTCTCATCCTCCCCAACAACCCCCACGCCGACGCCGACAACCTCGGCCGCCTCCTTCGCCTTCTCACTACCTACGGCGTGTTTTCCGAACATCCTCCTATCTCCGGAGAAAATATGAGGCGTTTTTCATTGACGGAGGTCGGACGGACTTTGGTAGAAGGCGATGGCGACGGGTTGTCTTACGGGGAGTATGTGCTACAGCACCACCAAGACGCGCTGGTGCGGGGGTGGACGCTGGTGGACCATGCGGTGAAAGGGCCCACATCTAAGACCCCATTCGAGGTGGCGAATGGGGAGCCGGCGTACGATTACTACGGGAGGAGTGAGGAAATGAATGTGCTGATGCAGCGGGCGATGGCGGGGGTGTCAGTTCCGTTTATGAAGGCGGTGGTTGGTGGTGGGTATGATGGGTTTGATGGGGTGAAGAGGTTGGTGGATGTGGGTGGGAGTGCTGGTGATTGTGTAAAGATGATTATGAGTAAATATGAGTGTATTAAGGAAGGGATTAACTTTGATCTTCCGGAAGTTGTTGCTCAAGCTCCTCTAATCACAG GTGTGACTCATGTGGGCGGAGACATGTTCAAATCGATTCCTTGCGGTGATGCAATCTTCATGAAG TGGGTATTAACGACATGGAGTGACAATGAAGTGAAGCAGATAATGAAAAAGTGTAACGAGGCCTTGCCAGCAGGGGGGAAATTGATAGCCTGTGAGCCAGTATTGCCTGAGAGGTCAGATGACAGTCATCGAACAAGAGCCCTACTTTCAGGAGACATCTTCGTGATGACAATTTATGGGGCAAAAGGCAGGCACAGGATGGAGGAAGAGTACCGACAGCTTGGGATCTCTGTAGGTTTTCCACATTTCAGGGCGGTACACATTGACTACTTCTTCACCATCCTTGAATTTCAGAAGTGA
- the LOC110788583 gene encoding uncharacterized protein: MILLVCIPPCNGSVVTEPNPWKIVARRTKGFSKMRTLSPNNPFSVLSGELEFKEISGGDLEHEEVDKSNQPEPPNEEDTGKDMWSFLLTLATSVGSYLWLITGDFNSPLCEADRINGYHVFVMEVKDFDDFITVAGLFPLKSVGHYFSWHTGIGDGKIASRIDWCLGNADWIHKYSSVHVDYLNPSISDHYPLLINCLLDKPKGGRPFRFLNYLVEHSKFTSTIQTCKLKEVKISLKRLHIEELSGITGRINQARSELDEVQNAFQAASLPELLVKEVVCVENLRKWLRVDEISLRQNSRIQWLQLGDSNNQFFFSTSEILAFYEKLLGTSASSLPSIHIPTVRSGPRLTNSAKRDLCKDVTNEEIDLAIKGIGNDKAPGPDGLNAVFFKKSWPITKQDIYKAVKEFFSTNTMLP; the protein is encoded by the exons ATGATCCTCCTGGTGTGCATACCCCCCTGTAATGGCTCAGTGGTGACTGAACCAAATCCATGGAAGATTGTGGCAAGGAGAACTAAAGGGTTCTCTAAAATGAGGACTTTGAGCCCTAATAACCCTTTCAGTGTGCTTTCTGGGGAGTTAGAGTTCAAAGAGATTTCTGGTGGAGATTTGGAGCATGAGGAAGTGGATAAGAGTAACCAACCTGAACCCCCCAATGAAGAAG ACACCGGGAAAGATATGTGGAGCTTCCTTTTAACTCTTGCTACAAGTGTTGGTAGTTACCTTTGGCTCATTACTGGTGATTTTAATTCACCATTATGTGAAGCTGACAGGATCAATGGATACCATGTGTTTGTAATGGAAGTCAaagattttgatgattttatcaCTGTTGCTGGTCTTTTCCCTCTTAAGAGTGTTGGCCACTATTTTTCTTGGCACACGGGTATTGGTGATGGTAAGATAGCTAGTAGGATTGATTGGTGTTTGGGGAATGCAGATTGGATTCATAAGTACAGTAGTGTTCATGTGGACTACCTGAACCCTTCCATTTCTGACCATTATCCCCTGTTGATTAATTGCCTCCTTGATAAACCTAAAGGTGGTAGACCTTTTAGGTTTCTTAATTACCTTGTTGAGCACAGTAAGTTCACTTCTACCATTCAGACT TGTAAGCTGAAAGAGGTTAAGATTTCCCTCAAGAGATTACACATAGAAGAACTTTCTGGTATCACTGGCAGGATTAATCAGGCTAGGAGTGAGCTAGATGAAGTTCAGAATGCTTTCCAAGCAGCCTCTCTCCCTGAGTTGTTGGTTAAAGAAGTTGTTTGTGTTGAGaatctcaggaaatggctaagGGTTGATGAGATATCTTTGAGACAAAATTCCAGGATTCAATGGTTGCAACTTGGAGATTCTAATAACCAATTTTTCTTTTCCACT TCTGAAATCTTGGCGTTCTACGAGAAGCTTCTTGGCACCTCAGCTTCCTCTCTTCCTTCTATTCATATCCCTACTGTGAGAAGTGGTCCTAGGCTCACTAATTCTGCCAAAAGAGATCTATGTAAAGATGTTACAAATGAGGAAATTGATCTAGCAATTAAGGGGATTGGTAATGACAAAGCTCCTGGCCCTGATGGACTCAATGCAGTCTTCTTTAAGAAATCTTGGCCCATCACTAAGCAGGATATTTACAAGGCAGTGAAGGAATTCTTCAGTACCAACACTATGCTCCCCTAG
- the LOC130461439 gene encoding uncharacterized protein: MQGVIGQVVSECQSGFIPERLISDNILLATELIKRYTRAHLSPRCMLKIDLILINGKPSTPFRAKKGLRQGDPMSPFLFAMECEKLALTHMLFVDDLLMFCRADSVSISILLAAFNQFSLASGYLGVPLSTRKLMYNQCKPLIGKVVARAKTWTSKHLSCAGRLPLVQTILPSLQSFWGLNLKNVCLWNKAAVAKLLWAISLLPIRKINCGVSGFTLIISKENFSIKTMYQLLMGPCEKVRWRRLIWHNQASPKSLFISWVTIWGRLPTLDRLLTWKVVNNNVCPLYCCSHESVQHLFFECGYSAAIWSHVLTSLHFYRPVEMPRCSLRFVEALKNMLKEIKYSVDCRASDNQKALLLV, encoded by the exons ATGCAAGGGGTGATTGGACAAGTTGTTAGTGAATGCCAGTCTGGTTTCATCCCTGAGAGGTTGATTTCAGATAATATCCTTCTTGCTACTGAACTTATCAAACGCTACACTAGAGCTCATCTCTCCCCTAGATGTATGCTCAAAATTGATCT TATTTTAATCAATGGTAAGCCTAGTACACCCTTTAGAGCTAAAAAGGGTTTGAGACAAGGTGATCCTATGTCTCCTTTCCTCTTTGCTATGG AGTGTGAGAAATTGGCCCTCACTCATATGCTGTTTGTTGATGATCTGCTTATGTTTTGTAGAGCTGATTCTGTCTCTATCTCTATTCTACTGGCTGCTTTCAATCAGTTTTCTTTGGCTTCAGG ATATCTTGGTGTGCCTCTCTCAACCAGGAAACTGATGTACAACCAGTGTAAACCATTGATTGGTAAGGTGGTTGCAAGAGCCAAAACTTGGACATCTAAGCATCTCTCCTGTGCAGGCAGACTTCCGCTTGTTCAAACTATTCTTCCGAGTTTGCAGTCTTTTTG GGGTCTTAACCTCAAGAATGTGTGTTTATGGAATAAGGCTGCAGTGGCTAAGTTGTTATGGGCTATTAGCCTATTACCCATAAGAAAGATAAATTGTGGTGTAAGTGGGTTCACACTTATTATATCAAAG GAAAATTTCTCCATCAAAACAATGTACCAACTGCTGATGGGTCCTTGTGAGAAAGTTAGGTGGAGAAGGCTAATCTGGCATAATCAAGCTTCTCCAAAAAGTCTGTTCATTTCTTGGGTGACTATTTGGGGTAGATTACCTACTCTGGATAGGTTGCTTACTTGGAAGGTGGTGAATAACAATGTTTGTCCCTTGTATTGTTGTAGTCATGAGTCTGTGCAACATCTCTTCTTTGAATGTGGATACTCTGCTGCTATCTGGTCTCATGTTCTGACTAGCTTGCACTTTTATAGACCAGTGG AAATGCCAAGGTGTTCACTCAGATTTGTAGAAGCCCTCAAAAATATGCTGAAAGAGATCAAATATAGTGTGGATTGTAGAGCTTCTGATAACCAAAAAGCTTTATTGTTAGTCTAG